The following proteins are co-located in the Pseudomonadota bacterium genome:
- the thrC gene encoding threonine synthase, translating to MKQITYYSTNNLSERVNFETALLKGMASHYGLYMVSRHDIPRVAPGKVADMRHMSYGEIAFEVLYPFLAPEIPKEKLRPLLKDAYQEDKIPTKVQHITGKTYIMWLTQGPTYSFKDYAARFFGRVLNYFLGEKGLRKVVVVATSGDTGGAVADALYGLDNIDNIVFFPRGSISEGQRRQMTTLGDNIYAFEINGDFDVCQALAKNILGDQRFAEEVFGDRERFTSANSISIGRLLPQAVYPFYAYSRISEQGEGFIASVPSGNFGNMMGTVIAKQMGLPVTKIICGVNENTEFPEFLESGEYVVRPSKKSPSSAMIVSHPSNLARLIDFYEGHMFDERDPVTGQVIRPGTIDRMPDMDAMRRDIFSIGITNPQHYETMKEVFDKYGVILDPHGAVGWKTLEIYLNGQHNQPAVIYETADPGKFPIDVQKAIGLTPEPPPKMKRQAGQKERIYHIEGQSEHTSEGLKLCDAQIKEAEEKIKEIFK from the coding sequence ATGAAACAAATTACGTACTACAGTACAAATAATTTGAGTGAAAGGGTTAATTTTGAAACCGCCTTATTGAAGGGCATGGCTTCTCATTACGGGTTGTATATGGTTTCAAGGCATGACATCCCAAGGGTAGCTCCGGGCAAGGTGGCTGATATGCGGCACATGTCATACGGGGAGATTGCCTTTGAAGTTTTGTATCCTTTTCTTGCCCCTGAGATACCTAAAGAAAAATTGCGGCCCCTCCTTAAGGATGCGTATCAGGAAGATAAGATACCGACAAAGGTGCAGCATATTACAGGCAAGACCTACATAATGTGGTTAACACAAGGACCCACATACTCTTTTAAAGATTATGCAGCACGGTTTTTTGGAAGGGTACTAAATTATTTTCTCGGTGAGAAAGGTTTAAGAAAGGTAGTGGTAGTTGCAACAAGCGGTGATACTGGCGGCGCTGTGGCTGATGCATTATATGGTCTTGATAACATTGATAACATCGTGTTCTTCCCCAGAGGGTCAATCAGCGAGGGACAGAGAAGGCAGATGACCACCCTCGGGGACAATATATATGCCTTTGAGATAAATGGAGATTTTGATGTGTGCCAGGCACTGGCAAAAAATATCCTGGGTGACCAGAGATTCGCAGAAGAGGTGTTTGGGGACAGGGAAAGGTTTACGTCTGCAAACTCGATAAGCATAGGGAGGTTATTGCCGCAGGCAGTTTACCCTTTTTATGCCTATTCAAGGATTTCTGAACAAGGCGAGGGGTTTATAGCGAGCGTACCCTCTGGAAACTTTGGTAATATGATGGGGACGGTTATAGCGAAACAGATGGGCCTTCCGGTAACAAAAATTATATGCGGGGTCAATGAGAATACAGAATTTCCGGAGTTTCTCGAAAGCGGTGAATATGTTGTGAGACCATCAAAGAAGTCGCCCTCATCCGCTATGATAGTCTCACACCCGAGTAATCTGGCAAGATTGATAGACTTTTATGAAGGGCATATGTTTGATGAGAGGGACCCTGTTACGGGACAGGTTATCAGGCCAGGCACAATCGACAGGATGCCTGATATGGATGCAATGAGGAGAGATATCTTTTCAATTGGTATTACCAATCCTCAGCATTATGAGACGATGAAGGAAGTTTTTGATAAGTATGGAGTTATACTTGACCCCCATGGTGCTGTTGGATGGAAAACGCTGGAGATATATCTGAATGGACAACACAATCAACCTGCTGTAATCTATGAAACTGCTGACCCGGGCAAGTTTCCTATTGACGTTCAAAAGGCAATAGGGTTGACCCCTGAACCTCCTCCTAAGATGAAAAGGCAGGCAGGGCAAAAAGAACGAATTTACCATATTGAGGGCCAATCAGAACATACAAGCGAAGGGTTAAAGCTATGCGATGCACAGATTAAAGAGGCAGAAGAAAAGATAAAAGAGATATTTAAGTAA
- a CDS encoding rhodanese-like domain-containing protein — MRYTKLSQILRITGLLVLILTLVLMVSCILSQDLKRLSAEELKKMIDEGSKILIVDTRGEYEYRQGHIPGAINIPQEQFDNIEALMPKDKDMQIVFYCRGFG; from the coding sequence ATGCGGTACACAAAGCTTTCCCAAATACTTCGGATAACAGGATTACTGGTATTGATCCTCACCCTTGTCCTCATGGTCTCTTGTATTTTATCGCAAGACCTCAAGAGGCTGAGCGCCGAGGAATTAAAAAAGATGATTGACGAGGGGTCAAAGATACTGATAGTTGACACAAGAGGTGAGTACGAATATAGACAGGGTCATATACCGGGCGCTATAAATATACCACAGGAGCAATTTGATAATATCGAGGCACTCATGCCGAAAGATAAAGACATGCAGATCGTGTTCTATTGTAGAGGGTTTGGTTGA